DNA from Canis lupus familiaris isolate Mischka breed German Shepherd chromosome 33, alternate assembly UU_Cfam_GSD_1.0, whole genome shotgun sequence:
TAAATGATTGCCTGACTTTGGTTTGGATGCTTCGGAACACAAGAAGGTGATACGTGATAGTGTGAGGTAGGCATATCCGGGAACTTGGAGCGGCATTTGTCACCTGGTCCGATTCAGTTGTAATGTTCTCCATTGTGTCTTCAGCTTGTGGGAAATCCTGAAGATGGCCAAAGATGACTCCACTGTTCGTTGCTTCCAGGGCCTGCTGATTTTTGGAAATGTGATTGTTGGTGTAAGTAACAAGTATTTTTCAGGAAGTTCTTTCTGAAATCATGGTTTggggattattttttattatttggattattatttatttttcctttaaactctCACTTTTGaaagtttaaaggaaaataatgatataattactggcttcctctctcttttcttttttcagggaATGTGATAGTAAAATATGTTAGCTAGAACTTGATTATATAAACTATCATGTGGAACTGTGCAATATGTTGAAAgaccatgattttaaaaaagaatggatctTTCCCTCCCAACCTTAAGAcacaaaaatctgaaagaagCCAGGTCAACCGTGGTCAGTGTCCAAACATTCCCACCACACACAGGCTGTGGTGTTTCTTTCCTACTTCACCTCAGTTTGATTTCCGTGGAACTGTTCTATTAAGCCTGTTGGGGATAAATGTTTGCATTTACTTGTCCTTATCACACAGAAGGCAATACCAGGATGTGAGAGTGGCTCAGAGGCCACACTGTGTGGGTGTGGCATGCTGACAGAGCACTTGAGAGCCAGGATCGCTGGCTCTGGGCCCAGCCTGCCTCCAAGTCCATGTGACTCTGGACAAGTCATCGGCTTTCAAGGCCAACGTCCCTGGTCTATAAAATGCAAGGGGTGAGAAAGATAACCACCAAGGTTCCTTCCAGCTCTAATACTCAATGCCTCTCTGGCACCAATGAGCATGACCAAGAATGGGTTAAATACTATAATCCAGGAATTTGGGTGAAAGGCAGTGGGAGAGTGGGAGGTGATCTCCCCACAAGATGTTGCTTGTGCTTCATGCCCCCAAGGACTCTAGATGGTCTGAAATTGCCTGGGTCTTTTCCCAAACAGCAATAAGGGAGTGACTTGTGGGAGGAAGCATGCAATGTATTAATAGGATGGTATGAGCTGTTTGATGTCCTGGTGATGAGTTTAAGTCCATCACTTTGAGCCTCTGCAGGGACGGAATTAGTCTCTCTCATAACCCCCTTCCCACCCTTCTGCATCCTTCTCCCGATGCTtctctcctgccccccagcctgACAAACGCCCTCTGCCCCCAGATGTGCGGCATCGCCCTGATGGCAGAGTGCATCTTCTTTGTATCCGACCAGCACAGCCTGTACCCGCTGCTTGAAGCCACCGACAACGATGACATCTACGGGGCGGCCTGGATCGGCATGTTTGTGGGCATCTGCCTCTTTTGCCTGTCTGTTCTAGGCATTGTAGGCATCATGAAGTCCAGCAGGAAAATCCTTTTGGCGGTGAGACCTTAAAACTCTCTACAGTTGCTCCTGGACCGATTTTGGTGGACTGTTTCTTCTTCCCTGAGCGCAGTGATTTGGCTTACAGTGGGGTAGGTGGGAACAGAGAGAGCCAGGTGGGGGTGAGAAGGCGCAAAAGACTCTCCTGCAGTGAAGCTTGTCCATGTGGGGGTAAGGATGCCCTCCACCATTGCAAGTCCAGAAGATTCCAGTACAGAGAACCCACAGAGGAGAAACATGGGGGTgatcctgttgagaatttttcagaTCTGTGCTTCTCCACCTGGTATCTGCATGCATCCAGCAGGTAGCCAGAAGCTACATAGGTCAAAGGAGAGACAGCGTGAGAACATGATCATTAGGCTTTTTTCTCTTGACAATAAGGagtttaaagtattattttaataccAATCAGTCATTCATATCTTTGgatgtaaaatgcaaaatatgtgtgcatttttaagagacagcatgagcattTTCAGACATTTTTGAGCTCAAGGCTGATGATTTTGTATAATGACCTGCGTTTCCCATATTTTGTATTCACTCTACTCTTCAGGGACCCTAGAAAACCTTGACACGCAGCACTATAGAGCACAGCATTGGCCCCACCTGCCTGGGGAGCCTCTAACACTACGCAGCCGCAGAGGCTTCAGCCCTAAGCCACAGACAGCAAGGTCATGTCCCGGCTTCATAGATGGAAGCAAATTTGCTACCAGCAAAGCTAAGAACCCTTGGAATTGGGTCTAGACTTCGATTCTTGGCCCCCATGCCCAGAACAGTGGTTTTTTCCTCACACTGTGATggaaaccccccaccccccaccctgaaATAACTCTCCTACCCAAGTGCTGCAGGACTTGAGTTACATCTTTATAGATCAAGCCCAGCAACTTAAAGTGCTTGTTGGTTTACTTTTCCTGTGATCTAAACTTTGCCCTGACACCCAGGGAATGCAGAACATTTACATTCTCTGATTCCTTTAGCATGAGTTTGTTCTGGGACAAAAGCACCCACTTACTTGTTCAGGTGGGTAAAGAatgcagggaaagggagaggaggggcaggtaTCCCCAGAGACAAGTTTTACCTGCATCCTGGTCTCACCTAGGGCAGCCATGTATACCTGACAAAGCCAGGAGGGAACATTCTTCACCGTGTCCTgcaaagagaaggagcagggcagctgcccaggggctggtggggaaAAACCCTGCATCCTCAGCGCCTCCTTTCTGGAGTGTCCTTAAGGGGTTTCCCAGCCCCTTGAAGAGGAGCCATCAAAGCCCTTTTTTTCAGTGTGAAAAAGTTGTCATAAGTGTCATATAGATACTAAAAACCCATGCACTAAGcttttttttctataacattTCAGCTATCAAAAGATTTGATGTATTtatgtttaatgtatttttatatatttatgtctgCTAGAAAGTTCAACAAAATACTTTGTTGAACAAAATCCTTTCAACTTTTTTACAAAGGAATAAAGGTGTGATATTTCTCACACTTTTAGGTAAGAGTGTTGAAAGCAATgtaaaatgtttcctttaaaaagagcATAGAAGAGGCAAAAAGAATGACAGGCTaccaaatgggaaaaatctgtattttcaattttttccctttttaagagAAATTCTCATGTTCCCATGGATACAAGTGGATAGATAAAAGGACAAAATCAGGATGGATAATTAGATTTGTCaacttaaagaaatgaatattatGGTGACAGTATAAATAATGTCCTCCTCAAGGAGGAAAATAATCCATTTGTCTGTTCATTTAAATGTGCAAAATATAATCATGAGAGTAttaaaaaagctctttttttcttttaaggattttatttctaagtaatttctACAGCCAACATGAgcctcgaactcacaaccccaagatcaagagccacacgcTCTACCGACTGAGTCAGGCAGGTACCCCCAACCAGCAAAGCTCTTAACAAAAAACAAGGCAGCAAGTGTTATGAGGCCTCTGGAGATGCTCCTGCTGCTAACTCCCTAGCCGAAGCCTTTCTCTGAGTAGTAGCTGAGTAGTTAGGGCAGGAGAGGGTCCTGCTCAGGGGGCCATCCCTGCCCTGGAGAGAGAACAGGTTTCCTTGCCCTCCCCCATGGACACTGACTGCAACGCCCCCCTAGAAGAATCCAGGGAACAAAAGTGAACATGCAGGGTCCAGAAAAGCAAAGACAGACCCTCACAAATAGTCCTCATCCCAGATTCAGAGGCAACTTGACGTTCAGATATCTTTCAGTCATAAATAGAAGCAGTATGGTGGGGAGGCACCATGCAAAAGcgtgtgtgcccatgtgtgagtgtggacacacacacacacacacacacacacacacacacacacacagcagcaacACAGTGAGGTCTGTTCCACTCGCCTGACCCGTACCTGGAAGGCTGGGGCCTGAGAGAAGAGTGCTGGTGAAAGGCAGTGTACCAGGATCCACTCCACTCTAGTGAGACTGGACCCTTATCAGGAGGGACAATGGATATTAAACACgatctggtttatttttttctggcctctgtaattctaaattttcagtaaactataaagaaaatttcCCTCAGTGAGAAGGAATTTATGGAGCTCTCTATAGTGTCTGATCCACCAAGACTCTCTTGCCAGCCATtgaacaaacacacatacacacatcagtTCATtctcttgatttgtttttctcattcaaaaCAGAAATGTAGGATACAGGACTGAGAAAGCTCTGTATTCAATAGTCGTTTGTTCTCTGGGCATAAGGAGGGAATTGGGCTGATTAGCACCTAGCACCAAGTCCTGCTCCAAACAGCTGATCAATGAGTGTTTGTTGAATAATTTCATTAATGACTAGATGGCTATACTTAGATGAATATGCTGAAAGACTATaacaattatcttttttaaattctcttttttggagataaatgtaattctttttttcccatttgtttcccTTCCAGTATTTCATTCTGATGTTTATAGTATATGGCTTTGAAGTGGCGTCTTGTATCACAGCAGCCACACAACGAGACTTTGTGAGTACAATTGCAAAAAGCACAGAGCAAAAATGATCATGTAagtcatcattatcattataacAACGTAATAGCTGACATGTATTAGGCCCTCAGTCTGTACAGCCACTCTAATATGTGCATTAATATCATATATAACtttacttaatcctcataataactcTATGAAATAGGTATTATCACTATGGTCACTTTACAGGTAAAGAAATGATGCTTAGAAAGGTGAGGTAACTTGTCTGAGGTTACACAGTtggtaagtgaaagaaaagagccctgagggacacctgggtggctcagcggttgagcgtctgcctctggctcagggcatgagcctggggtcctgggattgaatcccgcatcgggcttcccacagggagcctgcttctccctctgcctgtgtctctgcctctctctgtgtctctcatgaataaataaataaaatctcttaataaaagagaagaaagaaagaaagaaagaaagaaagaaagaaagaaagaagaaaagaaaagaaagaaaagaaaagagagaaaagaaaagaagaaaagaaaagaaaagaaaaaaaaagaaaaaaagaaaaaagaaaagaaaagaaagaaaagaaaagaaaagaatgctgaaTCCAGGCAGAGCGACGCTCCGGGCCCAAGCATACACTGCTGTGCTCTTCCCACTGCACTGTGGCCACTGACCCTGCAATAGGATGATGTCATCCACCACATCTAAGACTTCCTCTCAATTCAGCatcctgctttctctccttttctccatttcctagcCTAAGCCTAAAATGCCTGTCCACCTTGGTCTCACTGGGATTTCTTTGAAGATGatgggagggagggcgggggtgTCCTTCTTCCTTCATGGGGACTTCAGCCATCCAGAGCACCCTCACACCCACCCCGTCCCTTTTGGTGCCTCTGAGAAGTTTTGCTCCAGGAGACAATGTTCAGTGCCCCTAGCAACAGGCTGAGCAAATCACTTGGCTTCCTTGGGGAGAGTGTGCTAACTCTCCTTTTGTTGTCTCTTCCCACCATAGTTCACACCCAACCTCTTCCTGAAGCAGATGCTGGAGAGGTACCAAAACAGTAGCCCTCCAAACAATGATGACCAATGGAAAAATAATGGAGTCACCAAGACCTGGGACAGACTCATGCTCCAGGTAATGCCTGCAGTCTTGGGGTCATAGCATTCTATACCTAGACCAGTATCCAGAGGGAAGGTATGGTTGGGAGTAAATACAAAGAGTGAGGACCACCACCTCTAGGGtggtttcctttaaaaagagaTTGGACTGGGGCacctgtctgggtggctcagtgggctaagcgtctgacttgtgatttcagctcaggtcatgatctcaaggtcatgagatcaagccttgtgtcgggctaggcgtggagcctacttaagatcctctctcttcttctccctctccctttgcctctctcctcctgctcacataggctctctctaaaaaaagaaagaaagaaaggaaagaaagaaaaagagattggaCATAGGccagttcatttatttatcttatctaTTCCTCTTGTGTGCACATCACTCAGTGGGACTCCtaagtctatattttatttttgagtgatgACGTTGATTAACTTCCATTTAGGGATAATGACGTTGTTAAGAAATTTAGATAAATCACACACCCTCCCTCTTGGAACTCAAGCATCACTtacattgaaagaaaatgtttgcttCCTCCACACCACAGTGAACGCAAATGGCAATTATTGCCTATTTTGCTTATTTAGAACCTATGGGCTAGTCCTGCCAAGGACCATGGGCTATGACTTGACTTGATAGCCCACTTTTGTCTAACTGGCCATTATCCCTTATATGCAAGTGTACCTTAAATGTCATCAAAAATCCAAGTCTTTCAGAATATCCACTACTGCCCCTATACTGCCTTATGTATACAAATTTCTATCCCTCCTAATCTGACCCAACTCTCACACtgacccctgcctcccctccccctccactggcTCACAGTACATCATCAGCAAACTCTCTTATAGCCTCTGACCCGTTTTTGATGTCTCCTTACCCTCTATCCTCTGTCACTTCCTTCATTTACCTGAATATTCTCATTCCAATCATTCTTTTTACCCCAGTAGGACCTCCCAATCATTGGTCACTGTTTTACTTTCTATCATTCTTCTGACTATAGGTCACGTACTTTTTCCACTCTGTTAGCAAGTACTAAGCTCttcaaatgaaaatgcaaatccCCACACATTTGAAAAACCTCCTTACCAACTTTTAAAACCCCAGTCTGAACTTGACCATTTCCCCCCAAAAGGCTCAGGTCAAATACAggataattattttcctttgcaagATATTTTCCATAATCCAGTGGCAAAGTAGGATATGCCTTAAAGCCAGCTGATTTATCATCAAGTTTGTTTGAAAGTAATTTATTCTGAAAGTGGAGAGGGGcctgtagttttaatttcttcctctgaaaCATTTTAGCAGAATTTCTACAAAGGAAGGAACGTGATATGAAGTATGTTTTATTCCCTAACCTCAACTCTATCCAGAGTGTAAGGATATTAGGTATGTGTTCCTTGATCTTCCTCTCCTATGTAGAGGCATAGCTGTTTGCCAccaggttttggtttttttttttttcccagtgtattttctcccattataaaagtaatacatgagtactctagaaaatgttaaaagtgcAGAAATGTAAAACAAGAATTACTCATCACTTCTTTGTCACTAAAAATTGTAATTTTCTGATTCTCAGTTTGCTTATGTGTCCTATGAGAATAATCATACCTCCCTCACATTGTTGTATCAAGAtattagtattaataataattaagggTTTACCATGGGCAGACACGGTACTAGAAAGGTCAGGCACATTAGCTAATTTAATCCTCAGAGGAACTCCGAGGACCACGGACTGCGTGAAGGAAACAAGGCCATGTTTTACAGTGAAGGCAAATGAAGCATAGTAGGGAGTTGAACTCATCAGAGGCTAAAGAGCTCATTAGTGGCTAGTAAAGTAACAAATGTTGGAGCACTTTGTAAGCTCTAAAAGGTTATCAATACTCTCAGCCCTTGTTTGGGGAATTTTAGTAAACGTAAGATAAGGTACACTTTCCATATCTTCTTTCTCCATGAAATCTCAGTTGCTACGTTGATGGCTCTAGCAAGGAGCATGGAAGAGAATTTTGTATCTCTCCTCTGCTGACAGGACCACTGCTGTGGGGTAAACGGTCCATCAGACTGGCAGAAATATACGTCTGCCTTCCGGACTGAGAACAACGATGCCGACTACCCATGGCCTCGTCAGTGCTGTGTGATGAATAATCTTCAAGAACCTCTCAACCTGGAAGCCTGCAAGCTAGGAGTGCCTGGTTACTATCACAAGCAGGTGAGTCCTCTCTGCCCAAGACCTGCCAGCAGGATTTCTGCTCTATATGAGGGAAATACTATAGGCAATCTAGTCTATTATACCTATTAACTATAGGTAGTAGATTCCACATCCTTTTTCCTAAACCTCCGTGTCAACTATTCCCTTCCCTGTGAGTAAAATGTGAATGCTAATCTCAGGCTGATCAAggagaatctacattttaataaaactaacaGAACATGAGAATTGCAACAGTGAAGTCcgactttgtttattttttttttttttttttttttttttttttttttttttttaattttttttttttattatttatttatttatgataggcacacagtgagagagagaggcagagacacaggcagagggagaagcaggctccatgcaccgggagcccgatgtgggattcgatcctgggtctccaggatcgcgccctgggccaaaggcaggcgctaaaccgctgcgccacccagggatcccccgacttTGTTTAAATGCAAACTATTTGTACAATAGAATTGGCATTTCAAAAACTATTGCCGTTAAACACagatttgttctatttttgcaaCATGTAAATCAGAAGAGGTGTATACAAAAACAATGTTTTGCTAGTGCCAAGGCAATGGCGATTGCTGATGGCAAATGCAGTAATTATATAACCACTTTCATTATTCAGTGGCAATATAAgatagttttaataaaatattaagttgaTGATTTGGGTAGAGGCACTTTACATACAGATGGTTTCTGAGAAAGTGTTTCCAGCCTGATGAGAAAGATAGAACGATCatgaaaactaacatttattgagtacttactaaaGCCAGATACTAATCCAAGTGCCAtccatatattaactcatttaatgttCAAAGGTAGGTGCCAGGATgattattttatggatgaagaactGAGTTATAAGAAgtaccttgcccaaggtcactcagctagtaaATAGTTGCATCAGGATTCAAATTCAAGCAGTCTGGCTCTGGAGCCCAGATTGTAAGCCAAGAAAAAACTTGGAAATATTCCCAAAAAGCCTGATGAGAATTCTCATATACTTGTAGTCAGCCTCTGAAATGCTTACGCTGCTCTGCAAGTTTCTGCTTTGAGGAAAGCTGGTTGTGTGCCAATTCATTAAATATTGAGAAATGTCAGACTCCTTAGTCTGATAGCACATAGTACACAGTGCACTTTCAGAATGAAAGACACTGAAGAGCTGATCATCGTGCCATATCTGGAAGGGTACCTGGACTCGGATTGGTTGCATTAATCCAGAAGAGGACATGGGAGTGATACAGATTATTTTGCAGAGTCCTTCAGAACAATCCTTATTTAGCTTTTCAGCAACATTGTTTTGGTGTCATTTTAATCAGTTACATTCAAGctgctctaaaaattaaattcattcctTATAATCACAATATGCAATATAATGACCACTCTCAGGAGTAATAAATGCTTTCAGTATTTCAACCTTGGCACGGGCCCACACAAACGTGTCTTGATTGGATTGGATTGCATATAAACCGTATCATCTCTGTGAAAGGGACAATTTGCTCTCAGATAGTCAGATAGTCAGTGTATCTCCCTAGGACAtgcaatgttctttttctttttttttttttttttgaagattttattcatttattcgtgagagacacacagagaggcagagacaggggaagcaggcgccatgcaaggagcccgatatgggaccggagcccaggaccccaggatcacgccctgagccaaaagcagacactcaatcactgagtgacccaggtgtcccagacatGTAATGTTCTAGTAGCGAGGGACCTCCGCATGAGTTTTGATAacccttcccacctcctcccgTAGGGTTCCTTGGCCTCGCCTATCCTAAACATTTTTACCTCCTCTACCCACCAAATACACCACAACTACAAACTTACCATCATGCAACCCTACTCCCCTGTCAAGTCCTGTGCTTGAAATTCCTCTCTGTCTCCAGCTCCCCATGCTACCATTGTCTCAATCTCTCATTCTTCCCCCTCAACATGATCTCTTATCTACTAGTCctttccacttctccctctcctggcccCCAGATTCCCACACACCACTGCTCTTTCTGAGTTCTAGGTCCTGGTAATCCTCCTATAGCAGACCTTTTTCCCCCAAGGAAAATATGCCACCTTCATATACTTTATGGCAGTTGACACCTTGAGCCATTGTGTAAGTAT
Protein-coding regions in this window:
- the UPK1B gene encoding uroplakin-1b; this translates as MAKDDSTVRCFQGLLIFGNVIVGMCGIALMAECIFFVSDQHSLYPLLEATDNDDIYGAAWIGMFVGICLFCLSVLGIVGIMKSSRKILLAYFILMFIVYGFEVASCITAATQRDFFTPNLFLKQMLERYQNSSPPNNDDQWKNNGVTKTWDRLMLQDHCCGVNGPSDWQKYTSAFRTENNDADYPWPRQCCVMNNLQEPLNLEACKLGVPGYYHKQGCYELISGPMNRHAWGVAWFGFAILCWTFWVLLGTMFYWSRIEY